GGTTGCTGGCCAACGGGCACGATGAGCGACTGGCGAAGAAGGTTCATATCCCACGAGCGGATCAGTTGCTATCAAAGGTGCAGATGTTGAAGCATCCCGCGGTGATTCTGCACGAACTGGCGCATGCCTACCACGATCAATTCTTGAGCTTTGGTCAACCAGAGATCATCGCCGCGTTTGAAGAAGCCAAAGCCGCGAAGCGATACGAAGACGTGTTGCTATACACCGGCCAAACCGTCCGTCATTACGGACTGAGCAACCACAAGGAGTACTTCGCGGAAGGCACCGAGGCATACTTCTATCGCAACGACTTCTTCCCCTTCGTGCGAGCCGAACTCAAGCAACACGACCGAGCGCTCCACGATCTCCTCGCCCGACTCTGGGGCGAACGCAAAAGCAAGTAAGGGCAAAGAGTTCACTGAGAACGGGATGGAGCTGAACCGCGGTGCATGAGGGACAGAAAAATCAGCTCTGTGTCCTCG
The DNA window shown above is from Rhodopirellula bahusiensis and carries:
- a CDS encoding metallopeptidase; this translates as MMRQAQWTPAPARLLGLPFLCLAVLSPTLAKDGPAKSPPQFDPVVREIEGWKVHIEPVLLGESTSQNDHRSLTMLANHLQRIQILLHPTALAKLQQVEIWIEEEHPSLAAMQYHPSRGWLLANGHDERLAKKVHIPRADQLLSKVQMLKHPAVILHELAHAYHDQFLSFGQPEIIAAFEEAKAAKRYEDVLLYTGQTVRHYGLSNHKEYFAEGTEAYFYRNDFFPFVRAELKQHDRALHDLLARLWGERKSK